The following nucleotide sequence is from Salvia splendens isolate huo1 chromosome 2, SspV2, whole genome shotgun sequence.
TCCGTCTCTACTATCCCCACTCTACTCTTCCGTCGCTACTCTACTCTACCTGAAATTATGTTTTGTTCTGCTctactgtcacgaccgcattttctaaggatagaaaacacggttgatcgcgactaggggaggattaaagaagcggggaagaaaggggaaaacaacacaaatcgaccatagctcgaaacaaacgggaatagctcgaattaaaatcagagttttgaacaaaatagacttgagtcttttaagatgcacaacggaagcaaatgaacgcggttccatgtatgaagacatgaacctccgagagtcaaaatctgactgaattgaatgtcttgtctcaatagcacttcctccaccacttcgctgctcaacctgcacatttagaaatatatgcaaggctgagtacaaaaagtactcagtgaacacattgccgaagaatacacatatacatttgaaaatattgtcaagccatcatcacagtaacactcggggtgttgttgaaaagacccgagcttactaaaaatatcacattgggttgcaacccctttttcctgtacttagccatatctgatcacattgtgccgttgagattgtgttctcacacggtcaccttccctgcccatcatgtcagaggtttccatgtaccgggaaggtggccaccttccacggtcatcttctctgccgttcacggtcagaggttccaagtagggacaccaccctactaggactcaaaatcgaatcgattcacatatatcatctttcataattcacttggccttagccaaacagataggcatcatacacaaaacatttatggcaagacaacatctttaaaacatccacgaacatgtgtttgtgttttcacaaaatacgatttgtattttagtataagaaagctcaccttgatcgtttagtttccttaacttgaatctttcgtcCCGACTTTACTTGCGGAGGTAACCTCTGTGGTGTGAAGAAGAAAGTGACTcgtttttgttgtttttctttttggacTTTCCTCTGACTCTATGGAAGGATGGATCTCTGCtgccttttccttttctttggtgataagtatattttggtggaatggtGGGACAGGTGAAAAGGATAGTATTTAGGGGTGATGATAGCAAGTGGTCTGACAAAATTTTATCACAAATATTTTCATCTGTCAGGAAAAGATTGTATGATACAAATTTTGTCTGCAGCATTAAATGAGCTGTCGGAAATTTGATCCTCTAGGATTtgcttccttttttttttataaatatatttattattatatatatatatatattttttatttaattatttaaataattgtttattgatttattcacttgtttattaaattttggtgtaggtataatcgtTTCAAGTTCGTGGCCGTTCGCGTTGAAGTACCCGTTTTCTTGAAACATACgatgtataaattaaattttcgttggacttttgttggatgtatcggacatttaACATTTTGATTGTGGAaccttatttattaaatttgttatattcatatagatgtaatatatttacgtgttctattcacttacctaacgtcaaaacaaacaacaacaaCGATCTATCGCAGTTCGGATTTAATAGCttaaaagtcacttatatagataatcatgctaataatattgtttcaaaTAATATCggtttagcgggtcgttacatctACTCTACTCTACTGTGCTATTATGCTCAAATTTGGGTTTCTACCACCACTATATTGCACAACTGCTCTTCTCTGCCCAATCTCTGCCCAAACTAGGGTTTCTGACGTTGCTGCATTCTGCACTATTATGGTTCTACTATACCACTCTTTCCAAAATTACAGTTATGCTATGCTCTACTCCGCTACAACTGATACTACTACCTGCATCTGCTACAGTTGCAACTACTGTCCAGTGCTACTCTGCTACAGCTGACACTAACTACCATGCATCTTCTACTCTGCTACAGTTGCTACTACTGCTCTGCATCTGCTACTATTGCCCTATAgctgctactctgctacagcAACTACTACTCTGCCTTGCAGCTCTACTTATGCAACAGCTGCAACTACTACTACCCTATAGTTTCGGCTACTACTATTGCTGCCGATGTTTGAGGAAAAACATTTTCAAAGTTTCAAATGTTGGGTCACCAGAATTATAATTTCCAGATTTTTGGGGTAATTTTCGGAGATTATTAAGTCCTGGGGGCTCAAAAACTAATTTGTGTAAAGATCCCGGGTCAAAGAGTaaagtttgaaattttttttggggggggtatggaaatatttttggaaTGGGGTAAAATATGAGAGTGAGTTTGTGAGGAGGGATCTATTTGTGAAATAGACCCCTCTTTACCTTCAGCCCAAAATTTAGCCGTCATCTCCCCCTTCTTCACGTCGCTCTGTGCCCTAGCTGCGACGGTGGCGATGGCTCGTTCCTCGGTTCCTCGATTGCCCATCGGATAGTCGGTGTTTGGAGGATTGGTGTTGCCCGTCGGATAGTCGGCGTGAGCAACCCGTTCTCCTGTCGCCACCGCCACAGACGCCGTCGCCGCCCTTCCTCCTCCGCGATTTGCCCTCGCCTGTCGGTTCTTCTTCATCTCCTCCCACCAATCGGGATATTCGTGGAGGAGAAAGCAGGTATCTTTCGTATGCTTTTTTCCTCCGCAATAATGGCAAACTAATCGACTTTTATCTTCTTCTCCCCTCCGATTGTTTAAAAATCTCGACGGTGGTTGAGGCGGCGGCGGTTGGCTGTTGGCGACTCTGCTCCGGTCCAGGGTTATCAAGCCGGCTCCAATTCTGTGGCTTGGTTCTTTTGACTTGATGAGCCCTGCATTGACAGCTTCACGCCTCACCATTGCGTACGCCTGTCTCGGGTTCGGCAGTGGATCCTTGTTGATAATCTCCTTCTTTATCCCTTCATATCCCTCGTCCAGTGCGGTAAGGAATTGGTACACTCTCATCCTCTGTATTGTTTGGTTATTCTTCTCGATTGATGGTGGGTGGTCAATTGTGCATGGGTCACGAGCATCTATGGATATCCACAGATCTTGAAATTTGACCCACAAAGCTTCGAGGGTCATTCCTCTCTGCCTCATCGTCATACACTGTCTGTGTAAGTCATATACTTGGAACGGATCTCTGCCGCTTCCGTATGTAATTGCCAGGCCTTCCCAGAGGTCCTTGGCGGTTGCATATTGCGAGACCTCTGTTACGAGATCCGGTGTGATATTGTTGATAATCCAATTGAATGTGCAGTGATCCCTTTGCTGCCATTTTGGGTAGTTTGGATCAGTCAGTGGTGGGGGGCTTGAAACTCCGAGAATGTGAGATGTCAGCCCTTTACCACCGATTGCACGTTCCATCAGATTTGACCAAAAGGGGTAATTGTCCCCATTCAACTTGGTCTGGACGGTAATTTCACCGAGAGATTCAATATGGGATGGTGGTGTGTGTGGTGGTTTGTTGCTGATCTTGAGAAACTCGACGAATTGCGCCGCAAGATCGGTTGGGATgttgatggtgtttgaggatgTGTTGGTGTTAAGAGCACAATTCTCTTAACAAAGAAATCCTGCGATTACACtcgcaacacaccaatccggcgccccgaacgttagggtcggcggctcaattcgtggctggcgcggagaacttcctccgtcggcagtcttcaaggtttgataaggagtattgcacaagtaatgtgggaatattatttcttcattcaatgcataaaaagataacaacctagccctatttataatactagaatactagcttagggaacaagaaaacaagatatgaaaatatactatgaatcaaaagatatggggaataaaaagataactaaatatttggggaatcctaagatataggaggatcgtaacaactcccccacggttaaaatccaccttgtcctcaaggtgggaaccatggAACCACGGGCACAGTCGACGATAGCAAAAGCATTGAAACGTCACCTTCTGGATCAAATGCGATTAGGAACATGATCACCATCATTTCACTTATGACTCCCACCAACATTTCTACGCCGTCCCTTTCCTCTCTCGCCTTCGTCTTCACAAAATCATCCTCGATGGCTGGGACTTGGAGGAGGCTCCGGATCATGCACCGGCTCCTGACGCTGGCATCATTCCTACACCCCCCAAACTGCTTGTCCTCATGAATCGCTGCGCAAGGACTCTTACCAGCTGGAACTCCGCAGCAGTGAGGTTGTAGGAACGCCTCTCATCACCATCTACTCTATCATCTTCATAATCATCATCAGAGTCCAAACACTTATGCTGTGAACAATTATCAACACATGATGAAGATGAATCAGTCACTCCCACCACATCCCAAAGCAAGTCCGAATCATCACTCATCTTCACAGAATGGCATTCCATCTTTGTGaactcatcatcatcaaaagTAGCCTTATCATGATTATTATCATCTACTATAGATGATTTTGAATCATCAGCCTCTTCAAGAAAACTACCCATCCAGTTCGAGGAATCATTTTTTTCCTGATGAGCATCTGATTCTTGATCCAGGCTTGAAGAATGGCAGCCGGGAATCAATTCgatttcatagcaaaattctTCATCCACCATCTTTTCTTCAAACCCCATGATTTCAGGGCGCCAAGGTTGTGTGCTCGGGCGTGGGCTGCGCTGCTGCCGGAAGTGATCGGTTTGTCGCCTGGGTGTATCCCAACGACTAGGCAGACACTGTGGTGGCTGATCATAATCCGAGTATCCTTGCGATGCACGgtgaggcggtggttcccaacaagagggctgcCATGACCGTGGTGGGTCGTAGGGTTGGAAGCTCGGTATTGGTCGGTTACCGGGAGGATCCCAACCGGAGGGGCGGTTGATGGGGGGTCCCACGATGTAGGCTATCGGTACCCCCGAAAACCCTATCAAACTCCGTTGTGACGCGAGCTGCTGGTCTATCCCAGCTCGTGCGAGGCCACGAAGCAGTGTGCGCGCGATATGGAATCGTGCCAGAGCCAGGCTGTGCGAGCCCTGCCTCTCGCCTGTTTAAATCACGACCCGTGCCCCTACGCCGACGGACATCCCCACAACGGACACGCCTGCCGTGATTGAAAACTGGGGGGCCGTCCTCGTCGGTCGGCCAGACGTCTCCCTGGGAACGATACCCATCGACGTCCCCGTCGTCCGAAAAATAGGGTTGATCCAGTTTGGGAAGGCGTGTGGCCTTCAACCTATCAACCCTTTTATCCCTCGCATCCAATTTAAATTCCAATTGATCAAATCTTGCCATAATTTTGTCGAGCGCTGACAAAGTAGGTACGAGCGCCCCCGATCCATTGCGCAGCGCGCTGCTTGACTCCGGGTCGTCTCGTCGTATCCGCTGCCATCCGTCACCGAGGTAGCCACTCGCCGTGAAGCGTCGGGGCTGATCGGCCATGGTTGagctctggatgaaagcaccagttgttaagagcacaattctcttaacaaagaaatcctgcgattacactcgcaacacaccaatccggcgccccgaacgttggggtcggcggctcaattcgtggctggcgcggagaacttcctccgtcggcagtcttcaaggtttgataaggagtattgcacaagtaatgtgggaatattatttcttcattcaatgcataaaaagataacaacctagccctatttataatactagaatactagcttagggaacaagaaaacaagatatgaaaatatactatgaatcaaaagatatgaggaataaaaagataactaaatatttggggAATCCTAAGATATAGGAGGATCGTAACAGTTGGTTGGGTTTGAACTTTCGGAATCTGACATGTTTGATTGCTCACAGGTTCAAGGTCGATGGGTCGGGGAAGGTATGGGACTGTGATGAACTTTCTCTGAGTCCACCACGTTAacaacctgctctgataccatcttgaagATGGATATCGAGAGGGACAGCGACGATTGAAGCCATTGTAGTATAGAGTTTGTAGAGAATAGTATATAAGTTCTCTTATTTCTTGTATATTGAAAGTGTACAATTTCTCCTTCTTTTATAGGTGAAGGGAAGAACTATCTAAGGCAAgagatcaatctattctaggagCCTATTACAAGGTATTAATTACAAATCAATTACCAAACAAttaccaatcttctcatcaatTATGGATCCTTTCCTTGTATAGTTTGACAGAAACACCACGTCAGCTGCGCTGACGTGGTTCTTCTTGCTGCTGTCGAGCCACCCGGAGGTGGAGGCGGAAGTCCTCGGTGAGATTAATCAGGTGAAGTACTCTGAcatcggcggcggcggcgtgtATGATGAGGTGAAGAGCATGGTGTACACGCACGCGGCGATATCGGAGGCGATGAGGCTGTACCCTCCGGTTCCGGTGAGCACGAAATCGTCGCTGAACGACGACGTTTTGCCGGACGGAACAGTGGTGAGGAAGGGGACGAGGATAAGCTACCATCCGTACGCAATGGGGAGGGTGGAGGAGGTTTTGGGGGCGGATTGGGCGGAGTTCCGGCCACGGCGGTGGCTGGAGGAGgggcggtggaggttcgtcGGCAGGGATCCGTACACGTATCCGGTGTTTCAGGCGGGGCCGAGGATTTGCTTGGGGAAGGATATGGCGTATCTGCAGATGAAGCGGGTGGTGACTGGGATTCTGCGGCGGTTCACTGTGGTTCCGGCGGAAGGAAGGGTTGTTGATTAGCTCTTCCAATTGATCATTAATTATGTGTTGTCTTGATTTAGTGGTATTTTTAATCTTAGCACGAGTGTACATCAAATTATGATATTCAATCCTCCCATTTTTCAATGTTCTACCAATTGATTATTAtatactgaaattaaatttgaagaaaattatGGGAAGCAAGattcgaaaaataaaataagaaaagaaaaagaaagagactGAAACCACTTACCGaacctacatgcatatagtaaACTGTAAACCTAATGCAATAGATAGGTCCATATAAGACTCAAAAGTCAAAATATAATGCCACAATTTCAAACCATAATTTTGACAATTGTACTTCTAAACAGTAGAAGTACCTATAATTTTAATGTACTATCCTATcctataatttaaatttttttggaaAAGATAAACTATGTTAATTATTATCAccatatatgaaaataatttaactataacgaaacttttcaaaaatagaaaaataattcGACTACGGTGGAACGGAGTGGGTATTATAGTATAATATTCAATGCAAGTGTGTAAATATTCTTACAATCACAAGATTTTGTTTTAATTCACACCTACATTCGGAAACAAATACATTTGTGTTATTTGTAGGCTTTGAACCCAAATCTGCATTCATTTAGCCAAAAAAtgtatatatcataattaattgCAATGTAAGAACTAAAAATGATTCTCATATTATTACAATAAGAAGAGTTCTCGTTTAACCATGTTCTCATATGATAAGGTTGATGTGTCACTCACCATCGATCGACAAGGTTGACacaattattattatactataaacATAGAGTTAACACGACTATTAACACGTGATAGTAGATTAATCAAAAGTAAAGAAGgttgcattaattttttaagaaaaatgagGGTTGCATTaatttcaaagaaaagaaaaaaagattgaAATCACCGACAATTAAAGATAGAGTTAGGCGAAATTATTCACCATTCAACAAATTCGGCTCATTTTTTCAAACTTCATGACGTccaatctctctctttctctccctataaatatattGCCAAATTAGGATAATCAAATATCCACTTCTTGAATTtgaaatcaatcaatcaatcgatatatatatatagaagatCATGTCAAGCTGTCCAGGCAAGAACCACCTTCTCTTTACATATGTTTTCATTACATATTActttatagtattataaagtGTTACTACTATGAATGTTTGAATAGGAAAAACTTCGTGGCCGGAGTTAGTGGGGAAGAACGGCGATGACGCGGCGGAGGTGGTAGAGAAGGAGAATCGGAATGTGAATGCGATAGTTCTAAAAGATGGAACTCCCGTCACTAGGGATTTCCGCTGCGACCGTGTCTGGGTTTGGGTTGACGATCACGGCCGCGTCGTTCGTGCTCCCACCGTTGGTTAAGTTATGAATACTTGTATTACTTTTTTAAGTGTGTAACCATATTTGTACTTTTTATTATAAAGTTATGTTGAATAAATGGTTGGATATGATGTAAAGTGTGGTAGTAATATATTTGAAGGATTTTCCATTGAATAAAGGACGGAATTTATTATGGATTTAATGATAGAAACATGTTTTTGACGAATTACCGACAGTAAATTTACCAACGTATTACCAATCCGTCTGTAAATTTTACCGATGAAGTTACCATCACCATTATCAATAGTAAAAAATTTGAttatgagactatttttttttgaattggcACACTCTAGATTTTCTATAAGAGGATAATATCAAATTAACTTGTGTATGTGGAGGAACGAAGGCTAATTAGAAGTGAGAGTGAAAGTTTGAATGATAGTATCTCCATTCTCCACATATATTGATTACAATCGAAACTGAAAATTATAATCTcctaaataataaataaaaagaattgCAATGGTCCCatttttcaaataatattttaaacgTGCAATTCTCATTCTCCCTATAAATATGGTGTGAAGTGTGGAATCTACCATCATCAACCAATTCATCTACTTCACTCACAAAGAAATCAAGCATGCAGTCAATACTAGATTTTCCATCATTCTGTCCAGGCAAGAACAACATTAGTTTTATCTACATATGTTTTTATttcatataattataatatatttctatAAATAACTTGTCATGAAATTAATATTTGATTTTAATGTGAATATAGGTATAGGGAAGGAAGCATGGCCGGAGTTGGTGGGGAAGAAGggcgaggaggcggcggaggTGATTGAGAGTGAGAATAAGTTCGTGAGGGCAATAATTATACTAGAAGGAACTCCCACTACCAAAGAAATCAATTGTACCCGCGTCAGGGTTTGGGTGGATGGATGTGGTTACGTCGTTACCGCTCCATATGTCGGTTAAATTGCGCTGAAATAACTTGTGGAGATTCATCTATCTTGTTTTCCTTCTTATTTTAATGTTACGTCGAATAAAATGATGAATCAGTTGTGAAGTGTTACGATTGTAATGCTATTAAGTGCACCATGAATAAATATCTTGTTTTGTGAAAATAATTTGTGTATGAAAATGTGAAATTGATGTTTCTTCAGAAGTGAATTTGGGTTTAAATTATATTAGAAAATGTtactatatagtagtattatattagaTATAAAGTGAAGATTCCATCCTAGTAAATGCCAAACTAAAAACAAGTCATAATTCAAGAGAAAACACTGTCCGAAAAGTAGCTAGCTACTACTGCTACTTAAAGTCCGATTTACCAAAAAGTATAGAATCATAGTTGTTGGGTTTtacacacacaaggctttcacacactcaagaagatcacacacacactcactgttgtatgagatcacacaatgcagaaacacacacactcacactttgagtattgaagatgataatcttggagagaaactggaaaactctttattgattaaactactaaactacatacacggtttatgagctatttaaagctctacaatcaagtagcaactgctactaactaactacaacaagaatcaagaaaacaagaagaataaccgctacatctcagctaactaactgctgctccaacggctagttcggctaggttgcttcttccttctcggctcaagaccgaactcccttctcggctcaagaccgaactcccttctcggctcaagaccgaactcccttctcggctcaagaccgaactcccttctcggctcacaaccgaactcccttctcggctagttccagctcaaagccgagcttccttcttctgccttcttcttctcggctagttccagctcaaagccgagcttaccgaactctgccttcttcttccaactgaaatgagcactccattattacaattctccacctgagggctcatctcagttcttgcacaaacattgatcaacttcttgcaatgatcaaacttgtctctacctagagactttgttagcatgtcagccggattatgcaaggtgttaatcttaatcaccttcactttaaacaaccacttgcaactgatcagcttcctctcctttccatctgtattcagcttggatttgtccaccaaaatccaggttttgttcttgagtaaagactctgtTTCTTCATTCATGGCCTCTATCCATCTCTCTCTGTCTTTGCTTCTCATGGCCTCTTTATAGGTGAGAGGATCAGCAATATCAATACTCTCAGCAGCACACAGTGCATAATAGACCATATCTGCAAATTTCTCAGGAGGCTTTGCATTTCTCCTTCCCCTATCTCTTGCAATCTGGTACTCTCTGGTAGGATCTGCTGTGGGCTCATCATTTCTTCTACCTTGAGCTGGAGCACCATCACCCTCTGGATCAGGTTCATTTTCTGAGTCAgtgactccacctgctcctaggccaactcccataggctccaccttgaagaaatcactctcaacttcactggagtcactggagtccagcttatctttcaagtagggcatctgatcctccaagaacaccacatccctactcaccaccaccttctgcctaccaggctcaatacaccagagcctataccccttaacacccctctgatatcccagcaagatacatttcagagccctagcttcaagcttactttgcctagcatgagcataggctgcacacccaaacaccttgtattttgagtagtcactatgagctccataccacatgtaatcaggagtttcagatttcagggcagtagatgggcatttattgatgagataggctgctgtatacactgcctctccccagaacctgctgctcaaaccagaaccaagaagcaggcacctcaccctctctaggatagtcctattcatcctctccacaacaccattttgctggggattaccaggaacagtacggtgcctcttcatacccttctctttgcaaaatatatcaaattcagcagacaagaattccaagccattgtcagttcttaaacatttaacactccttcctttctctagctccacctccttacaccatatcttgaacttagtgagtgtttcagatttttccttaagaatatatacccacaacttccttgtatagtcatcaatgatagctagataatactttcctccaccaattgaacacaccggtgaaggcccccaaagatcactatgtatgtagtctaaaggggctgtagaagagtgaatacctgtaggatagggtgccttctttgcttttccaagtatacactgctcacaggggtccatcttgttgaaatctccagagatcaggcccttcttgatgagttctttcaagcttccttctgctggatggcccagcctcttgtgccatagcattagggaatcatctgacacagcattgctttctccatcaacagccttagccttcaaataatagagaatatgctctctgtcagcctccatcatcactgcatctccagatttcacaaacaattttccttgactcattaatatagtgaaccccctctgctccagcattcccaatgagatgaggttcctcttcacttctggaatatacctcaccccagtcagGATCTTcacagagccatcttgtaggcttagcttcacCTTCTCTATCCCTTTTATCTGACAAGTATGATTatttccaagaacaaccgtacccgatgcttcttgaagatcatgaaaccagcttctattggggcacatatggaagctgcaccccgagtccattatccacctgtgactgaccccactgtcactaatattcataagttgagccgggggatcagcactctccacacaatcagattggttgtgtccctcagaggccatctttctcttccatgcatgacaatctttcttcaaatgtccaggtttcttgcaccaatagcaagctctggtttccttctgagcatcagaacttgagggtttagggccctcaaacttcttcttgaagttctgcttcttgaacttcttcacattcaaggcctctgcagcttgaacattggagcttgcagagcctctgttggctgtcttctggagttctttggccatcaaggctgaatagacttctgcataggtgataggtttatctcttccatagataattgcatcacttaactggtcatacgagctaggcaaggcattcaatgtgagaatggccttatcctcatctgaaatcttgacatcaacagatcccaggtcatcaatgatcttgttgaactcctctagctgctcaatgatggacctatctccagaaaaactataggcatacagcctcttcttgagatacagccggttagccaaggatttggccaagtaaacttcatccaacttgtccaagatctccaccgcagtcttggcttcttgaacatccctcaagaccttatctccaaggcacagaatcactgcagaatgtgccttgagctgcatctcctccatctttgcctgagctttatcatcaagcactggagcctttcctttctcctctggttttgcaagaactgcggccaagccttgttgaatcaaaaccgccttcatcttcatcttccacaggctataatcattcttgcctgtgaacttttctgcatcaagccttgctgccatctctgaaaccgtttgatcctctgcaaatcagcttcaatatcccttcccacagacgacgccacttgttgggttttacacacacaaggctttcacacactcaagaagatcacacacacactcactgttgtatgagatcacacaatgcagaaacacacacactcacactttgagtattgaagatgataatcttggagagaaactggaaaactctttattgattaaactactaaactacatacacggtttatgagctatttaaagctctacaatcaagtagcaactgctactaactaactacaacaagaatcaagaaaacaagaagaataaccgctacatctcagctaactaactgctgctccaacggctagttcggctaggttgcttcttccttctcggctcaaga
It contains:
- the LOC121780145 gene encoding cytochrome P450 94A2-like; the protein is MHGEAVVPNKRAAMTVVGRRVGSSFDRNTTSAALTWFFLLLSSHPEVEAEVLGEINQVKYSDIGGGGVYDEVKSMVYTHAAISEAMRLYPPVPVSTKSSLNDDVLPDGTVVRKGTRISYHPYAMGRVEEVLGADWAEFRPRRWLEEGRWRFVGRDPYTYPVFQAGPRICLGKDMAYLQMKRVVTGILRRFTVVPAEGRVVD